The following are from one region of the Flavobacteriaceae bacterium UJ101 genome:
- the GPI|pgi gene encoding glucose-6-phosphate isomerase (Belongs to the GPI family.; KEGG: gfo:GFO_3166 glucose-6-phosphate isomerase) has translation MMLPNINPTTTESWKKLEKHYQEISKQKLKDLFSDNPNRFEENNILFNNILVDYSKNLINEETKSLLFDLAKEVQLDKAIKAMFNGDKINQTEGREVLHVALRNRSNRPIIVDGKDVMPEVHKVLEQMKTFSDKVISGEWKGYSGEIITDVVNIGIGGSDLGPVMVTEALKYYKTRLNLHFVSNVDGTHIAETLKGLNPETTLFIIASKTFTTQETMTNAHTARNWFLNSAENEAFVAKHFVALSTNAEGVANFGIDTKNMFQFWNWVGGRYSLWSAIGLSICLGIGFDYFVELLEGAHEMDEHFLKSDFEENIPVILALLGVWYNNFYGAESYALLPYDQYLHRFAAYFQQGDMESNGKYVDRNGKKVTYETGPIIWGEPGTNGQHAFYQLIHQGTKLIPADFIAPAQTLNPVGDHHEKLMSNFFAQTEALAFGKSEKVVKKELEGKSLEEMTFLTPFKIFEGNKPTNSILFKKLTPKVLGSLIAMYEHKIFTQGIIWNIFSFDQWGVELGKQLANQILPELKDEDKITSHDVSTNGLINTFKEMKYS, from the coding sequence ATGATGCTACCCAATATAAACCCAACAACGACAGAATCTTGGAAAAAATTAGAAAAGCATTACCAAGAAATTTCTAAACAAAAATTGAAAGATCTTTTTAGCGATAACCCTAATCGATTTGAAGAAAATAATATTCTCTTTAATAATATTTTAGTTGATTATTCTAAAAATTTAATTAACGAAGAAACAAAATCATTGTTATTTGATTTAGCGAAAGAAGTCCAATTAGATAAGGCAATAAAAGCAATGTTTAATGGTGACAAAATTAATCAAACAGAAGGTCGTGAAGTATTGCATGTTGCATTACGAAATCGATCTAATCGTCCCATTATAGTAGACGGAAAAGATGTAATGCCTGAGGTTCATAAGGTGTTGGAACAAATGAAGACTTTTTCTGATAAAGTAATTTCAGGTGAATGGAAAGGATATTCAGGTGAAATTATTACAGATGTAGTTAATATTGGGATAGGAGGTTCTGATTTAGGCCCAGTAATGGTTACAGAGGCTTTAAAATACTATAAAACGCGACTTAATTTACATTTTGTTTCAAATGTTGATGGAACACATATTGCTGAAACCTTAAAAGGGTTAAATCCTGAAACAACATTATTTATTATTGCTTCAAAAACATTTACAACTCAAGAAACCATGACCAATGCTCATACAGCACGAAATTGGTTTTTAAACTCAGCAGAGAATGAAGCTTTTGTGGCCAAGCATTTTGTAGCGCTTTCAACTAATGCTGAAGGTGTAGCTAATTTTGGAATCGACACCAAAAATATGTTTCAATTTTGGAACTGGGTTGGAGGTCGTTATTCATTATGGAGTGCTATTGGATTGTCAATTTGCTTAGGAATAGGATTCGATTATTTTGTTGAACTGTTAGAAGGAGCTCATGAAATGGATGAACATTTCTTAAAAAGTGATTTTGAAGAAAATATTCCAGTAATATTAGCATTATTAGGTGTTTGGTATAACAATTTTTATGGGGCAGAAAGTTATGCTTTACTACCTTATGATCAATATTTACATCGTTTTGCAGCATACTTTCAGCAAGGAGATATGGAAAGTAATGGTAAATACGTAGATCGAAATGGTAAAAAGGTAACCTATGAAACAGGTCCTATTATATGGGGAGAACCTGGTACTAATGGACAACATGCTTTTTATCAATTAATTCACCAAGGAACAAAATTAATTCCAGCAGATTTTATAGCTCCAGCTCAGACATTGAACCCAGTAGGAGATCATCATGAAAAATTGATGTCTAATTTCTTTGCCCAAACCGAAGCATTAGCTTTTGGAAAGTCTGAAAAAGTAGTGAAGAAAGAATTAGAAGGAAAGTCTTTAGAAGAGATGACTTTTTTAACACCATTTAAAATTTTTGAGGGAAATAAACCAACAAATTCGATACTGTTCAAGAAATTAACACCTAAAGTTTTAGGCTCATTAATTGCTATGTATGAACATAAAATCTTTACTCAAGGAATTATTTGGAATATTTTTAGTTTCGATCAATGGGGAGTAGAGTTAGGAAAGCAACTAGCAAATCAGATTTTACCAGAGTTGAAAGATGAAGATAAAATTACTTCACACGATGTTTCAACCAACGGATTAATTAATACTTTCAAAGAAATGAAATATAGTTAA
- a CDS encoding Fe/S bioproteinis protein NfuA (Involved in iron-sulfur cluster biogenesis. Binds a 4Fe- 4S cluster, can transfer this cluster to apoproteins, and thereby intervenes in the maturation of Fe/S proteins. Could also act as a scaffold/chaperone for damaged Fe/S proteins; Belongs to the NfuA family.) — translation MSNIQNKIEVALEEIRPFLKADGGDIELVEIIDDKLVKVRLLGTCTACSINQMTLKSGVEMTIKKHVPEIEQVINIL, via the coding sequence ATGTCAAATATTCAAAATAAAATAGAAGTAGCATTAGAAGAAATTCGTCCATTTTTAAAAGCAGATGGAGGGGATATTGAACTAGTAGAAATCATTGATGATAAGTTAGTTAAAGTTCGTCTTTTAGGAACCTGTACAGCATGTTCTATTAATCAAATGACATTAAAGTCGGGTGTTGAGATGACGATAAAAAAGCATGTGCCTGAAATTGAACAAGTAATTAATATTTTATAA
- the folB gene encoding dihydroneopterin aldolase (Catalyzes the conversion of 7,8-dihydroneopterin to 6- hydroxymethyl-7,8-dihydropterin; Belongs to the DHNA family.; KEGG: ccm:Ccan_00900 dihydroneopterin aldolase): MGKLHLQNIKIFAYHGCMQVEEMIGSFYEVNLIVKADLSKVSNTDNIKDTVNYVELNKIIHEQMAIVSKTIEHVGNRILNEIGKVLSDVKWAEISISKINPPVEGDMEKFTVILERAYKS, encoded by the coding sequence ATGGGAAAATTACACCTACAAAATATTAAAATTTTTGCTTACCACGGATGTATGCAAGTTGAAGAAATGATAGGTTCATTTTACGAAGTGAATTTGATAGTAAAAGCAGATTTATCAAAAGTTTCTAACACAGATAATATTAAAGATACAGTTAATTATGTAGAGTTAAATAAGATTATTCATGAACAAATGGCTATTGTTTCTAAAACAATAGAACATGTGGGTAATCGTATTTTAAATGAAATAGGAAAGGTATTGTCAGACGTTAAATGGGCTGAGATTTCAATCTCAAAAATTAATCCTCCAGTAGAAGGTGATATGGAAAAATTCACGGTAATTTTAGAAAGAGCATATAAAAGTTAG
- a CDS encoding dephospho-CoA kinase (Catalyzes the phosphorylation of the 3'-hydroxyl group of dephosphocoenzyme A to form coenzyme A; Belongs to the CoaE family; Contains 1 DPCK (dephospho-CoA kinase) domain.; KEGG: aci:ACIAD0359 dephospho-CoA kinase) — MKIVGLTGGIGSGKSTVAQLFEKKGIPTYNSDLRAKFLMNNDLSLQKEIKSLLGNQAYDEKGLSRKWIAKKVFDDPQLLQKLNEIVHPAVKKDFEEWVLIQKTPYVLKEAAILIESGAYKGCDKIIVVTAELENRVKRLLLRDNSTVEEIQKRIQNQMSEKERLNYADYIIINDTDLKFLELKVLETHKEILKLK, encoded by the coding sequence ATGAAAATAGTAGGATTAACAGGTGGAATAGGTAGTGGAAAATCAACAGTTGCTCAATTGTTTGAAAAAAAAGGAATTCCAACATATAATTCTGATTTAAGAGCGAAATTTTTGATGAATAATGATTTATCTCTTCAAAAAGAAATTAAATCCTTGTTAGGAAATCAGGCCTATGATGAAAAGGGTTTAAGCCGAAAATGGATTGCTAAAAAAGTGTTTGATGATCCTCAATTATTACAAAAGTTAAATGAAATAGTACATCCTGCTGTAAAAAAAGATTTTGAAGAATGGGTTTTGATTCAGAAAACGCCCTATGTATTGAAAGAAGCAGCGATTTTAATTGAAAGTGGAGCCTATAAAGGCTGTGATAAAATTATTGTAGTCACAGCTGAATTAGAGAATAGAGTAAAAAGATTATTGCTTCGCGACAATAGTACAGTAGAAGAAATTCAAAAGAGGATTCAAAACCAAATGAGTGAGAAAGAACGCCTCAACTATGCGGATTATATCATCATAAATGATACAGATTTAAAGTTTTTAGAATTAAAAGTTTTAGAAACTCATAAAGAAATATTAAAGTTAAAATAA
- a CDS encoding putative ABC transporter ATP-binding protein YknU (Belongs to the ABC transporter superfamily; Contains 1 ABC transmembrane type-1 domain; Contains 1 ABC transporter domain.): MSFFEKILSINRFFLKSLPYLNQYISKYKGAYLIGFLFILLKNILIIIPIPYIGKAINEIENALNHPENNQEDFFQNILLYGSIIIFAPIFSGIFQFLMRQSIVVASRKIEFDLKNEIFKHYESLPQSFYKKNKTGDLISRISEDVGQSRMYLGPGIMYTMNLFSIIILVTYQMISINPEMSLYVLIPLPILSLLIFLISKTINIRSKLVQQQLAAISSFVQDSFSGIRVIKSYHTEEKIIKDYTLETKKYKNRSISMAAINAFFFPMIILIIGFSYLFILYVGGKKYALGEINDIGTIAQFFMYTSLLIWPFTVTGWVTSVIQRAEAAQKRINDFLQTDPQIQNHNPNPSKIEGTIEFKNVSFTYDNTGIQALKGISFKINKGQTLAILGKTGSGKTTIAELITRMYDIQSGSIEIDGEDIKKINLNDLRNSIGYVPQEAYLFSDSIKNNIGFGLNQSELTDEKIVNATKKAVIHDNIIHFQDGYDTILGERGVTLSGGQKQRISIARALIKTPKIYIFDDSLSAVDTETEEKILQNLTDSTQNTTTIIITHRISSAKNADYIIVLNDGKIIENGTHNALTSKQGYYNSLFLQQLST, encoded by the coding sequence ATGTCCTTTTTCGAGAAAATATTGAGTATTAACCGATTTTTCCTAAAATCATTACCTTATTTAAACCAATATATATCAAAATATAAAGGCGCTTATCTTATTGGTTTTTTATTTATCTTATTAAAAAATATTCTCATCATTATACCTATTCCATACATTGGAAAAGCTATTAATGAAATTGAAAATGCTTTAAACCATCCTGAAAACAATCAAGAAGATTTTTTTCAAAATATTCTTCTCTATGGTAGTATAATTATTTTTGCTCCTATTTTTTCAGGTATTTTTCAATTTTTAATGAGACAATCTATCGTTGTTGCTTCACGAAAAATTGAATTTGATTTAAAAAATGAAATCTTTAAACATTATGAATCTTTGCCTCAATCATTTTATAAGAAAAATAAAACAGGGGATTTAATTTCAAGAATAAGTGAAGACGTTGGCCAAAGTAGAATGTATCTAGGACCAGGAATCATGTATACCATGAACTTATTTTCTATCATCATTTTAGTTACCTATCAAATGATTTCCATTAATCCTGAGATGTCTTTATACGTACTTATTCCTCTTCCAATATTATCTTTATTAATCTTTTTAATTAGTAAAACCATTAATATTAGAAGTAAATTAGTTCAACAACAACTCGCTGCCATCTCATCTTTTGTACAAGATTCTTTTTCGGGAATTCGTGTAATCAAATCTTATCATACAGAAGAAAAAATCATCAAGGATTACACTCTTGAAACCAAAAAATATAAAAATCGCAGTATTTCAATGGCTGCTATCAATGCTTTTTTCTTTCCTATGATCATTTTAATTATAGGGTTCAGTTACTTATTTATTCTTTATGTTGGAGGAAAGAAATATGCTCTTGGTGAAATTAATGACATCGGAACAATTGCCCAATTTTTCATGTACACAAGCCTACTTATATGGCCTTTCACGGTAACTGGATGGGTAACTTCTGTTATTCAAAGAGCTGAAGCAGCTCAAAAAAGAATCAATGACTTTTTACAAACTGATCCTCAAATTCAAAACCATAATCCTAATCCTTCAAAAATTGAAGGTACTATTGAGTTTAAGAATGTTTCTTTTACATATGATAATACTGGAATTCAAGCTCTAAAAGGAATTTCTTTTAAAATTAACAAAGGGCAAACATTAGCTATATTGGGGAAGACTGGATCAGGAAAAACAACCATCGCAGAACTTATTACACGAATGTATGATATTCAATCTGGATCAATAGAAATAGATGGGGAAGATATTAAAAAGATTAATTTAAATGATTTAAGAAATAGCATTGGTTACGTGCCCCAAGAAGCTTATTTATTCTCAGATTCTATTAAAAACAATATTGGTTTTGGTTTAAATCAATCTGAACTAACAGATGAAAAGATAGTAAATGCTACTAAAAAAGCTGTTATTCATGATAATATTATACATTTTCAAGACGGATATGACACAATTCTTGGAGAACGAGGTGTAACTTTATCAGGTGGTCAAAAGCAACGTATTTCTATTGCTAGAGCTCTAATAAAGACACCTAAAATTTATATTTTTGACGATAGTCTTTCAGCTGTCGATACAGAAACAGAAGAAAAAATATTACAAAATTTAACAGATTCAACCCAAAATACAACAACAATTATCATTACCCATCGAATTTCCTCTGCAAAAAATGCAGATTATATTATTGTATTAAATGATGGGAAAATCATTGAAAACGGTACTCATAACGCCTTGACAAGCAAACAAGGGTATTATAACTCCTTGTTTTTACAACAATTATCTACATAA
- the mepM gene encoding putative metalloprotease (Belongs to the peptidase M23B family.; KEGG: bab:bbp296 murein DD-endopeptidase; Metalloendopeptidases): MIEKKSILFVLSILMIISSCKSTKKEEQVRIIQDIQIPTPKIMKFGINFADYDVHEKKIKKGQSLSTLLDSYQIPLTKKETLDSISNYIKPRDLKIRNDYYILTQKGNPKALEYFIYKKDLVEYIIVDLKEGVKIRSYKKPIVIREEMIGGNITGSLSKTLSKNGLGRDVVGELSNIYKWSINFFKLKREDEFAMIYDERFVEDSVSIGMDYLKAVKFKHKGKDFYAFARKDDKGNVEYFNEKGNQLKAMFLKAPLKFFRISSKYNLKRFHPVQKRVKPHLGTDYAAPHGTPILATANGVITRKGYGRGNGNFIKIKHNGTYSTQYLHMSRFRKGLKVGSYVNQGDVIGYVGSTGLATGPHVCYRFWKNNKQVDPLKQNLPNRDPLTKKQKEVFLKEIKPLKVKLDGEIEKVEGKKES; encoded by the coding sequence ATGATTGAAAAAAAGTCAATTCTTTTTGTTTTGAGTATATTGATGATAATTTCATCATGCAAAAGCACAAAAAAGGAAGAACAAGTTAGAATAATCCAAGATATTCAAATTCCTACTCCCAAAATTATGAAGTTTGGGATTAATTTTGCAGACTATGATGTTCACGAAAAGAAAATTAAAAAAGGACAGAGTCTTTCAACTCTTTTAGACTCATATCAAATACCTCTTACTAAAAAAGAAACCCTAGATTCTATCTCGAATTATATAAAGCCAAGAGATTTAAAAATTCGTAATGATTATTATATTCTAACACAAAAAGGAAATCCAAAAGCATTAGAATATTTTATTTATAAGAAAGATTTAGTTGAATACATTATTGTAGATCTTAAAGAAGGAGTTAAAATACGATCCTATAAGAAACCAATTGTAATTAGAGAAGAAATGATTGGAGGAAATATTACAGGAAGTTTATCTAAAACATTATCTAAAAATGGTTTAGGAAGAGATGTAGTAGGAGAGCTTTCAAATATATACAAATGGTCAATTAACTTTTTTAAATTAAAACGTGAAGATGAATTTGCCATGATTTATGATGAACGTTTTGTAGAAGATTCGGTTTCCATCGGAATGGATTATTTAAAAGCGGTTAAATTCAAACATAAAGGAAAAGATTTTTATGCCTTTGCTAGAAAAGATGATAAAGGAAATGTTGAATACTTTAATGAAAAAGGGAATCAGTTAAAAGCTATGTTTTTGAAGGCTCCATTAAAGTTTTTCCGAATTTCATCTAAATATAATTTAAAACGTTTCCATCCTGTTCAAAAAAGAGTAAAGCCCCATTTAGGAACAGACTATGCTGCACCGCATGGAACACCTATTTTAGCTACTGCAAATGGAGTGATTACACGCAAAGGTTATGGTAGAGGAAACGGTAATTTTATTAAAATCAAGCATAATGGAACCTATTCTACACAATATTTACATATGTCACGATTTAGAAAAGGACTTAAAGTAGGATCTTATGTAAATCAAGGAGATGTTATTGGTTATGTAGGATCAACAGGTTTGGCCACAGGGCCTCATGTTTGTTATCGATTTTGGAAAAATAATAAACAAGTAGATCCTTTAAAACAGAATTTACCTAACCGTGATCCTTTAACTAAAAAACAAAAAGAAGTATTTTTAAAGGAAATAAAACCTTTAAAAGTGAAATTAGATGGAGAAATTGAAAAAGTAGAAGGTAAAAAAGAGTCATAA
- a CDS encoding immunogenic membrane protein YajC (Not know; elicits an immunogenic response in mice. Belongs to the UPF0092 family.): MILQAGAGDMTSTLVLFALMFVVMFFFMIRPQMQRQKKEKKFQEELKKGDKVVTTSGIHGKVSELSADIVTIETAAGKIRFERTAISNELTKQRYGTVETKK; the protein is encoded by the coding sequence ATGATTTTACAAGCAGGAGCAGGAGACATGACGTCTACTTTAGTTTTATTTGCATTAATGTTTGTGGTAATGTTCTTTTTTATGATTAGACCACAAATGCAAAGACAAAAGAAAGAAAAAAAGTTTCAAGAAGAACTTAAAAAAGGAGATAAAGTTGTAACCACAAGTGGTATTCATGGGAAAGTATCTGAATTATCTGCTGATATTGTAACCATAGAAACTGCAGCGGGGAAAATACGATTTGAAAGAACGGCTATATCCAACGAGTTAACAAAGCAACGCTACGGAACAGTAGAAACAAAAAAATAA
- the malZ gene encoding alpha-glucosidase (Glucoamylase that hydrolyzes alpha-1,4-glucosidic linkages, alpha-1,6-, alpha-1,3- and alpha-1,2-glucosidic linkages during starch degradation; Belongs to the glycosyl hydrolase 97 family.; KEGG: bsb:Bresu_2907 alpha-glucosidase), giving the protein MSRIYFIIVYFFTLFSCQKEEIKLVKQIQSPNNTLQVEFLLTNEAEPAYRITKGSQVIIDTSKLGFDLKEVPSLKEYFTILNTSTKSFSEKWNPIWGEDSEIDNSYNELKVELQETSKLNRKLNVIFRLYDDGLGFRYEFPEQEQMKEVVIMQENTQFNLTGDHTAWWIPADYHSYEYLFTKSKISEINAKKVGYEERPDRFVANMKATNTPLTMKVSDSLFLSIHEADLTNYSDMTLAVKSGDILQSELVPWANGDKVRISTPFHTPWRTIQIADKAGDLITSNLIVNLNEPTTYKNIDYIDPMKYTGVWWEMHVGKSSWSYNKSVTGWSNKGKHGANTKNVLNYIEFNKREGFKGLLVEGWNEGWEFWGSGDHIDFFDYEKPNSDFNIDLILNKAKESNVSLIGHHETSGDAENYDKRLEGAMKYYNSKGIQAVKTGYAGPILSPKGEYHHGQWMVNHHQKVIETAAKYNITIDAHETLKATGKRRTYPNMMTRECVRGMEYNAWGGGNPPEHTTILPFTRMLAGPIDYTPGIFDIKFDRYRKDQYVRTTLAKQLALYVVIYSPLQMVADLPENYRNQPALQFIKDVAVDWDKSIVLNGEIGEYVTIARKEKGKDNWFVGGITNRTTRDMNISFDFLDGGKYEATIYRDAPDANWEVNPTAVSINTVEVEKNTHLPIHLAPGGGYAISIRKK; this is encoded by the coding sequence ATGAGCAGAATATATTTTATAATTGTGTATTTTTTTACACTGTTTTCTTGTCAGAAAGAAGAAATAAAACTTGTGAAGCAAATACAATCCCCTAATAATACATTACAGGTTGAGTTTTTATTGACGAATGAAGCTGAACCTGCATATAGAATTACAAAGGGTTCACAGGTGATTATAGATACTTCTAAACTAGGTTTTGATTTAAAGGAAGTCCCCAGTTTAAAAGAATATTTTACAATTTTAAATACGTCTACAAAATCTTTTTCTGAAAAATGGAACCCAATTTGGGGTGAAGATTCTGAAATAGATAATTCTTATAATGAATTGAAAGTAGAATTACAAGAAACAAGTAAGTTAAATCGAAAGTTAAATGTTATATTTCGATTGTATGATGATGGACTTGGATTTCGATATGAATTTCCTGAACAAGAACAAATGAAAGAAGTTGTCATTATGCAAGAAAATACTCAGTTTAATTTGACAGGAGATCATACAGCATGGTGGATTCCTGCGGACTATCATTCCTATGAATATTTATTTACAAAATCGAAAATAAGTGAAATTAATGCAAAAAAGGTGGGCTATGAAGAGCGTCCAGATCGTTTTGTGGCTAATATGAAAGCAACAAATACACCTTTGACAATGAAAGTGTCAGATAGCCTTTTTCTATCAATTCATGAAGCTGATTTGACTAACTATTCGGATATGACTTTGGCTGTTAAATCAGGTGATATACTACAATCAGAATTAGTCCCATGGGCTAACGGTGATAAAGTTCGAATTTCAACTCCTTTTCATACTCCTTGGAGAACCATTCAAATAGCAGATAAGGCAGGTGATTTGATCACCTCAAATTTAATTGTGAATTTGAATGAACCTACAACTTATAAAAATATAGATTATATAGATCCTATGAAATATACTGGAGTATGGTGGGAAATGCATGTTGGAAAATCATCATGGTCATATAATAAGTCAGTTACAGGTTGGAGTAATAAAGGAAAGCATGGAGCCAATACGAAAAATGTATTGAATTATATTGAATTTAATAAAAGAGAAGGTTTTAAAGGACTTTTAGTTGAAGGATGGAATGAAGGATGGGAATTTTGGGGATCAGGAGATCACATAGATTTTTTTGATTATGAAAAGCCTAATTCTGATTTTAATATAGATTTGATTTTAAATAAAGCAAAAGAAAGTAATGTGAGCCTAATTGGTCATCATGAAACATCAGGTGATGCTGAAAATTATGATAAACGATTAGAAGGTGCGATGAAATACTATAATTCAAAAGGTATTCAAGCTGTTAAAACAGGTTATGCTGGTCCTATTCTTTCTCCTAAAGGAGAATATCATCATGGACAATGGATGGTAAATCATCATCAAAAAGTAATTGAAACAGCTGCAAAATATAATATTACAATTGATGCTCATGAAACTTTGAAAGCAACAGGAAAAAGGCGTACTTATCCTAATATGATGACTCGAGAATGTGTTAGAGGAATGGAATATAATGCTTGGGGAGGCGGAAATCCACCAGAACATACTACAATATTGCCTTTTACAAGAATGTTAGCAGGGCCGATTGATTATACTCCGGGAATTTTTGATATAAAATTTGATCGATATAGAAAAGATCAATATGTAAGAACAACTTTAGCAAAGCAATTGGCTTTGTATGTTGTGATTTATTCTCCTTTGCAAATGGTGGCCGATTTACCAGAAAATTATAGAAACCAACCTGCATTGCAATTTATAAAAGATGTTGCTGTAGATTGGGATAAGTCTATTGTTTTAAATGGAGAAATAGGAGAATATGTTACGATTGCTCGTAAAGAAAAAGGAAAAGATAATTGGTTTGTTGGAGGAATTACGAATCGAACGACTCGTGATATGAATATTTCATTTGATTTTTTGGATGGAGGAAAGTATGAAGCAACAATCTATAGAGATGCCCCAGATGCTAATTGGGAAGTAAATCCTACTGCTGTTTCGATAAATACAGTTGAAGTAGAAAAAAATACACATTTACCTATACATTTAGCTCCAGGTGGAGGTTACGCAATCAGTATTCGTAAAAAGTAA
- a CDS encoding n utilization substance protein B like protein (Involved in the transcription termination process; Belongs to the NusB family.), which produces MLGRRHLRAKVMQAMYAYECSGEDMLVVEKNMFNGIDKIFDLYVYSINFLLEIRNLANTKIEVRKKKKLASEEDLNPNRRFVDNPILEFLSKNPQISEYTSKNSQLKWDETDEYVKQMYASIMDIDEYHRYMTKGKVSFEDHRRIILRIFKYIIAPNEKIGEWYEDQEITWFDDYQVANTMLYRTIERISEEDKEFFKVYKVFKDEEDKEFTKKLFRTAVQEKGKIGKIIAEKAKNWDVDRIAKIDYIILELALTELLEFPNIPPKVTLNEYIELAKDYSTPKSRVFVNGILDNTLKDFSQKQKLVKSGRGLL; this is translated from the coding sequence ATGTTAGGAAGAAGACATTTACGGGCAAAAGTAATGCAAGCAATGTATGCTTATGAGTGTTCTGGCGAAGATATGCTAGTCGTTGAAAAAAATATGTTCAACGGAATTGATAAAATCTTTGACTTGTACGTTTATTCGATCAATTTTTTATTGGAAATTAGAAATTTAGCCAATACAAAAATAGAAGTGAGGAAAAAGAAAAAATTAGCCTCAGAAGAAGATTTAAATCCTAACAGAAGGTTTGTTGACAATCCTATTTTAGAATTCCTTTCTAAAAATCCTCAAATAAGTGAATATACTTCAAAAAACAGCCAACTTAAATGGGATGAGACGGACGAATATGTTAAACAAATGTACGCCTCAATTATGGATATTGATGAATATCATCGTTACATGACCAAAGGGAAAGTGTCTTTTGAAGATCATAGAAGAATTATACTTCGTATATTTAAATATATTATTGCTCCTAATGAAAAAATAGGAGAATGGTATGAAGATCAAGAAATTACATGGTTTGATGATTATCAAGTAGCCAATACAATGCTTTATAGGACAATAGAAAGAATTTCTGAAGAAGATAAAGAGTTTTTTAAAGTTTATAAAGTATTTAAAGACGAAGAAGATAAGGAGTTTACCAAAAAATTATTTAGAACAGCCGTTCAGGAAAAAGGCAAAATTGGAAAAATTATTGCTGAAAAAGCAAAAAATTGGGATGTAGATCGAATTGCTAAAATTGATTATATTATTTTAGAACTAGCTTTAACTGAACTATTAGAATTTCCTAATATTCCTCCAAAAGTTACTTTAAACGAGTATATTGAATTAGCAAAAGATTATTCTACTCCAAAAAGTCGAGTTTTTGTAAATGGAATTTTAGATAATACTTTAAAAGATTTTTCTCAAAAGCAAAAGTTAGTTAAGTCAGGAAGAGGTTTATTATAA